The following are encoded in a window of Rosa chinensis cultivar Old Blush chromosome 4, RchiOBHm-V2, whole genome shotgun sequence genomic DNA:
- the LOC112198672 gene encoding zinc finger BED domain-containing protein RICESLEEPER 1-like produces the protein MYIIVDNASANKSALEWLVSKMNKSASYQQILSGKYMHVRCTAHITNLIVGHGLKRLQKSVLAIRNAVKFVRSSANRLDIFKKTVEREKLPCKGLVCLDVPTRWNNTYLMLEVALKFKKAFTVMAEDEDSNFANYFKELDEEYDEDGNLVPSKNKRNRVGPSEVGDWEKAEVFVEFLKVFYDVTLRVSTSLHPTIHTTFHDVITMEKNMFLAPEIAKGSKTEKILMDMATNMRSRWLKYYGSFHDINHMIIIGLVLDARFKLKNMTHIFQTEGLRRTFEIKTLLLALYDKYVLVVDGGRHLQRQQSPSSSSSTVTSTSSRGGVRGQLLNNWKKVVEESSEAVIAHEVDQYLDAPWDPTDDKDCFDILCWWKINGYKFLVLATIARDVLGI, from the exons ATGTACATTATAGTTGATAATGCCTCTGCAAACAAGTCTGCTTTAGAGTGGCTTGTGTCTAAAATGAACAAGTCTGCATCTTATCAGCAAATTTTGAGTGGCAAATACATGCATGTGAGATGCACTGCTCACATCACTAACTTAATAGTGGGGCATGGCTTAAAGAGGTTGCAAAAGTCTGTGTTAGCAATTAGGAATGCAGTGAAGTTTGTGAGATCTTCTGCAAACAGATTGGATATTTTTAAGAAGACtgtggagagagagaagcttCCCTGTAAGGGACTTGTGTGTTTGGATGTCCCAACTAGGTGGAACAACACGTATCTAATGTTGGAAGTAGCTTTGAAGTTCAAGAAAGCATTTACAGTGATGGCTGAAGATGAAGATAGCAATTTTGCAAACTACTTCAAGGAACTAGATGAAGAATATGATGAAGATGGAAATCTTGTACCAAGCAAGAATAAGAGAAATAGGGTTGGACCTTCAGAAGTGGGAGATTGGGAGAAGGCTGAGGTCTTTGTGGAGTTTCTAAAAGTATTCTATGATGTCACATTGAGAGTTAGTACATCATTGCACCCCACTATACACACAACTTTCCATGATGTGATTACCATGGAAAAAAACATGTTTTTGGCACCTGAGATTGCTAAGGGATCAAAAACTGAGAAAATATTGATGGATATGGCAACCAACATGAGATCTAGATGGTTAAAGTACTATGGTTCATTTCATGATATCAATCACATGATCATCATTGGCCTTGTATTAGATGCAAGGTTCAAGTTGAAGAATATGACTCACATCTTTCAAACTGAAGGTTTGAGAAGAACCTTCGAAATTAAAACCCTACTACTTGCTCTCTATGATAAG TATGTCCTGGTTGTAGATGGAGGTAGACACCTGCAACGGCAACAATCTCCAAGCTCTTCGTCTAGCACAGTTACAAGTACAAGCAGCAGAGGAGGAGTTAGAGGCCAGCTGCTCAATAATTGGAAGAAGGTTGTTGAAGAAAGCAGTGAGGCAGTGATAGCACATGAAGTGGATCAATACCTGGATGCTCCATGGGACCCAACTGATGATAAAGATTGCTTTGATATCCTGTGCTGGTGGAAGATAAATGGCTACAAGTTTCTAGTATTGGCAACAATAGCAAGGGATGTTCTTGGAATTTAG